The genomic stretch TGACATTACTTTTTGATACACATACACACTTAGATTCATATCAGTTCGATGAAGATCGGGATGAGGTCATACAGCGTGCTAAGGATGCGGGCATTCATATGCTCGTTAATATTGGTTTTAACCGTGAGACGATCCCTACAACCATGGCGCTTGCAGAAAAGTATGATTTTATCTATGCGGCAGTTGGTTGGCATCCGGTAGACAGCATTGATATGCAGCCAGAGGACTTAGATTGGATTGAACGGCTTTGCGTACATGAAAAAGTGGTAGCAATTGGGGAAATTGGACTTGACTACCACTGGGATACGTCACCAAAGGATGTTCAGCAGCGCGTTTTTCGGGAACAAATTCGTCTTGCTCGCAAGGTAGGCAAGCCTATTGTCATTCATAATCGTGATGCTCATGAGGATATTATTCGAATTCTCCGAGAAGAAAATGCAGCAGAGGTTGGAGGGGTCATGCATTGCTTCTCAGGCAGTCCGGAAACGGCTAAGCAATGTTTGGATAT from Paenibacillus sp. FSL H8-0548 encodes the following:
- a CDS encoding TatD family hydrolase, with amino-acid sequence MTLLFDTHTHLDSYQFDEDRDEVIQRAKDAGIHMLVNIGFNRETIPTTMALAEKYDFIYAAVGWHPVDSIDMQPEDLDWIERLCVHEKVVAIGEIGLDYHWDTSPKDVQQRVFREQIRLARKVGKPIVIHNRDAHEDIIRILREENAAEVGGVMHCFSGSPETAKQCLDMNFYISFGGPVTFKNARVPKEVLKQVPLDRILIETDAPYLSPHPFRGKRNESAYVSLVAETAAELLGKTVEEIGAITTENGKRCFRIV